Proteins encoded together in one Jaculus jaculus isolate mJacJac1 chromosome 7, mJacJac1.mat.Y.cur, whole genome shotgun sequence window:
- the Bdkrb1 gene encoding B1 bradykinin receptor, whose amino-acid sequence MASQALLELPSSNQSQPTLPNDTSCAETPEAWDLLYRVLPGFVITICFFGLLGNLLVLSIFLLPRRRLNVAEIYLANLAASDLVFVLGLPFWAENIGNRFDWPFGADLCRVVSGVIKANLFISIFLVVAISQDRYRVLVHPMASRGCRRRRQAQATCVLIWVAGALLSVPTFLLRSVKVVPDLNISACILWFPHEAWHFARIVELNVLCFLLPLAAILFFNYHILASVRRREEASRARCGGPKGGKTAALILTLVAAFLVCWAPYHFFAFLDFLVQVRAIQDCFWKEVTDLGLQLANFFAFINSCLNPVIYVFVGRLFRTKIWEVYKQCSRSPTPVSSSHRKEPMQLFWRT is encoded by the coding sequence ATGGCGTCCCAGGCCCTCCTGGAGTTGCCCTCTTCCAACCAAAGCCAGCCGACTCTTCCCAATGACACCTCCTGTGCCGAAACTCCTGAGGCCTGGGACCTGCTATACAGGGTGCTGCCAGGTTTTGTCATCACCATCTGCTTCTTTGGCCTCTTGGGGAACCTTTTAGTCCTATCCATTTTTCTCCTGCCCCGGCGGCGCCTGAATGTGGCTGAAATCTACCTGGCTAACTTGGCAGCTTCTGATCTGGTGTTTGTCCTGGGCCTGCCCTTCTGGGCAGAAAACATTGGGAACAGGTTTGattggccctttggagctgacCTCTGCCGCGTGGTCAGTGGGGTCATCAAGGCCAATTTGTTCATCAGCATCTTCCTGGTGGTGGCCATCAGCCAAGACCGCTACAGGGTGCTGGTGCACCCCATGGCCAGCAGGGGGTGCCGGCGGCGGAGGCAGGCCCAAGCCACCTGTGTGCTCATCTGGGTGGCAGGGGCCCTCTTGAGTGTCCCCACATTCCTGCTGCGCTCCGTCAAAGTTGTCCCGGATCTGAACATCTCTGCCTGCATCTTGTGGTTCCCCCATGAGGCCTGGCACTTCGCAAGGATCGTGGAGTTGAATGTGCTgtgcttcctcctccctctggcagccatccTCTTCTTTAACTACCACATCCTGGCCTCCGTGAGAAGGCGAGAGGAGGCCAGCAGGGCCAGATGTGGAGGCCCCAAGGGTGGCAAGACTGCCGCGCTGATCCTCACGCTGGTGGCCGCCTTCCTGGTCTGTTGGGCGCCCTACCACTTCTTCGCCTTCCTTGACTTCCTAGTTCAGGTGAGAGCCATCCAAGACTGCTTCTGGAAGGAGGTCACCGACCTGGGCCTGCAGCTGGCCAATTTCTTTGCTTTCATCAACAGCTGCCTGAACCCAGTGATTTATGTCTTTGTGGGCCGGCTCTTCAGGACCAAGATCTGGGAAGTTTATAAACAGTGTTCGAGAAGTCCCACACCCGTGTCCTCATCCCACAGGAAAGAACCCATGCAGCTGTTCTGGAGGACTTGA